TGGCAGCCACAGCGAAATTTGTGGTACGTAGGTAATCAAGCCCAGGAAGGCCAGCATCGTCAGCAGCCACGGCATCACGGCCACGGTCAGCTCCGAAATGCCCATCTTGGTGATGCCGGACGCCACGTACAGGTTCAGGCCCACAGGCGGATGGCACATGCCCACTTCCATGTTGACCACGATCAGGATGCCGAAGTGCACAGGATCGATGCCCAGCTTCATGGCGACGGGGAACAGAATCGGCGCCATGATCAGCACGATCGACGACGGTTCCATGACGTTACCCGCCACCAACAGCAGCACGTTGACCACCAGCAAGAAGCTGATCACACCCAGGCCCTTGCCCGTGATCCACTCGGCCATCGCTTGCGGAATGTTTTCGCTGGTCATCAGGAACGAAAACAGCACGGCGTTGGTGATGATGTACAACAACATCGCCGACATGGCGGCCGAATCGAGCAAGACCTTGCCCACTTGCTTGATCTTCAAGTCCTTGTAGACGAAGACGGCGATGATGAAGGCGTACACGGCAGCCATGGCGGCCGCTTCCGTGGGTGTAAACGCGCCCGAATAGATGCCGCCCATGACGATGACGATCAAGAGCAAGCCCCAGGCGCTCTTCTTGAACGTGACGAAGCGCTCGCCCCAGCTGGCTTTTTTCATGCGCGGGTAGTTGTGCTTGCGCGCCAAAAACCACGTCGTCAGGCCCAGCAGCATGGCCAGCATCATGCCGGGAATCACGCCCGCCATGAACAATTTACCAACGGACGTGTTCGTGCTGACGGAATACATCACCATCACGATCGATGGCGGGATCAAAATGCCCAGCGCGCCCGAGGTGGTGATGACGCCGGCGCCGAAACCGCGCGGATAGCCCTGCTTGACCATGGCTGGCAGGATGATGGAGCCGATGGCCACCACGGTGGCGGGGCTGGAGCCGGAAACGGCCGCAAACAGCGCGCACGCCATCACGCCAGCCAGCGCCAGGCCGCCATGCCAGTGGCCGACCATGGAGCTGGCGAAGTTGATCATGCGCCGCGCCACCCCGCCATGCGTGAGGAAGTTGCCGGCCAAAATGAAGAAGGGGATGGCCATGATCTCGAACTTCTCGATGCCCGTGAAAATCTTCAGGGCTACCGATTCGATGGGCACGCTGGTCATGGTGAACAGGAACGTCAGCACCGTCAGGCCCAGCGAAATGGAAATCGGCATGCCGGTCAACATCAGCGCCAGCAGCAATACAAAAATAATCAGCGCGTTCATGCCTTGGCTCCTTTTTCTTCCGCCGTCAGTTCATCTTCCAGGCCCTCGACGTGCGAGTGGTCGTGTTTCGGCAAGGCGCCCGTCTTGATGAAATGCACCATCACCTGCAGGAAGCGGAAGCACATCAGGTAGGAACCGAGCGGCACGGCCAGGTAGACCAGCCACATCGGCACTTCCATGTCGGCCGAGGTCTGGTCCGTGTGGCCGATCGACCACACGAAGCTGGCGCCCAAGGTCCCCACGATGCCCGTAAACAGGGCGCCGGCACCAAGGCCGAAGACGATGAAACGGTCGCGCCAACGCGGGTTCATGCGGTTGATCAGCACGTCGACGCCCACGTGGATGCCCGTGCGCACGCCATACGCGGCGCCGAACTTGGCCATCCAGACGAACATGTAGATACACAGTTCCTGGGCCCAGCTGGTATTGATTTGAATCAGGAAGTCTTGCAGGCCGGGGATGGGCAAGCCTGCCAGGTAGCGGTGCACGACCGCGACGAAAATGATGAAGGTGGCCGCGCCCATCAGGGACGCGATCAGCCACTCTTCCAGGTGATCCAGAAATTTCATGGTGGACTTTCAAAGAATGCGGGTACACAGACTCCCGCGCAGGACGCGCAGGAGTCATTCGAGCCAGTGGCAGGGATGCCCTGCCTGGCGCGCCAGGCGGCGCGCTACGGCATGCTGCTTACTTCGCGCTTTCCTTGTTGATGGCCGAGATCAGGTCCTTGCCGATGCGCCCTTCCATGGCCTTCTGCACGGGCGCCAGCGCGCGGCGCCATTCGGCCTGTTCCTGCACCGTCAGCGTGTAGATCTGCGTCTTGCCCGCTTTCTTGATGGCGTCGAGGGCCTGGTCGTTGTCGCGCTGGGCGATGGCTTTTTCAAACGTGGTCGCCTCGCGCATGGCTTTTTCCAGCTGGCCGCGTATATCGGGCGGCAAGCCATCCCAGAATTTCTTGTTGACGATGACGGCATAGCCCAGGTAGCCGTGGTTCGACACGGTTACGTGCTTTTGCACTTCATGCATCTTTTGCGTGTACATATTCGATGGCGGATTTTCCGTGCCGTCGACCACGCCCGTCTGCAGCGCCTGATACACTTCCGAGAAGGCCAGCACTTGCGGATTGGCGCCCAGCGCGCGCATTTGCGCGTCGAGTACCTTGGACGACTGGATGCGCATTTTCAGGCCCTTGAAGTCGGCCGGGTTGTGCAGCGGCTTGTTGGCCGACATCACCTTGAAGCCGTTGTCCCAGTAGGCCAGGCCCGTGATACCCTTGGGTTCCAGCTTTTTCAGCAGACTCTTGCCGATTTCGCCTTCGGTGACGTTGTACAGCGCCGTCTTGGTGGGGAAAATGTAGGGCAGGTCGAACGCTTCGAATTCTTTCACGCCCAGCGGGCCGAACTTGGCCAGCGACGGCGCCAGCATCTGCACGGCGCCCAGCTGCAGCGCTTCGAGTTCTTCCTTGTCCTTGTACAGCTGGCTGTTCGGGTACAGTTCGACCTTGACCTTGCCGTTCGTGGCTTTCTCGGCCAGCTGCTTGAAGCGTTCGGCGGCCTGGCCTTTCGGCGTGTCGGTGGCCACGACGTGGCTGAACTTGATGACGATCGGGGCTTGCGCGTAAGCGTGGACGCCGGCGGTGGCGCCGATGGCCGCGCACAGCGCGACGAACATGGTTTTCATCTGCATTATTGTCTCCTGAGTGGTTTTTGAAAAACTTTATTATTTGTCTACTTGAATATTGTGCCAAAGAAACTGCCGCCGCTATTGTGGTTAACCACAATAGCCAGCTCCCGACAAGCCGCTACCCTGCCAGCCATGCCGACTCCCCCCACCCTTGCGCGCCGCTTCAAGCTATCGAGCCCGATGCGCTGGCTGCTGCCCGTCATCCTGCTGCTGCTGTTCCTCTCCATCCTGTTCTGGCTGCCGTGGCAGGCGCGCCAGATGGAAAGCAACGAACGCCAGGAGCAGCTGATCGCCGATACGCTATGGGTAGAGCAGACCATCCGCTTCCAGCTGGCGCGCAACGAGGAAAGCCTGTTCAACCTGGGCGTGGACATCGCCAGCGGCTCCCTATCGGCGGAAAAAGTGCACGAACGGCTGCAGCAGATGTTGCGCAATGGCCGCGAATTGCAGCGCGTGCTGTGGCTCGACACCAACGGCAAGGTGCTGGCCACCAGCGACAACAGCTTGCCGCACGCGCTGTCATTTGCGCCCGCCTCGCTGACGGCGGCCGACAATGCGCGCCGTCTGCACCGGGGCCAATACGCCCAGCCTTCGCAGCAGACGGGTTTTCCCGACGTGCCGCCGGGTGCCATGCTGATGGATTACCACCAGCCCCTGTTCGACGGCCAGCGCTATGTCGGCAGCCTGGTGGCCACCTACCAGATCAGCAGCCTGCTCGATGAAATGGTGCCGTGGTGGTTCGCCCAGGATAACCAGATTTCGCTGATCGACCGCGACGACAAGGTGCTGGCGCGGCGCGCCGCCGCCGGTCCCGGCCACGGCGTGTACACGCACAAGCGCGCGCTCGACGTGCCCGGCGCCAGCATCACCCTGTTTACCGACAGCGTGAAAAGCCAGCCGAAATTGCTGCCCAATCTGCTGGTCGGCTCCGTCATCGCCCTGTCGCTGGGCTTGCTGTGGAGCTTGCTGGCCCTGTGGCGGCATATTTCGCGCCGCCTGGTGGCCGAAGGCGCGCTGCGCCAGCAGATGCTGTTTCGCACGGCGATGGAAAACTCGCTGGTGACGGGCATGCGCGCGCGCGACCTGGAAGGCAGAGTCACCTACGTCAATCCCGCGTTTTGCCAGATCGTCGGCTATCCGCCCGAGGAAATCCTGGGCCGCTTGCCGCCCATGCCCTACTGGGTGCCCGAGGCGCTGGAAGAATACCAGCAGCGCTTCGTCAAGGCCCTGGCCGGCAATCCCACGCCGCAGTTCGAAACCTATTTCCAGCGCCCCGACGGCACGCGCGTGGCCGTGCTGATCTTCGAGGCGCCCTTGGTGGACAAGAACGGCCAGCAGACGGGCTGGATGGGTTCCGTGCTCGATATCTCGGACCGCAAGCGGGTCGAGGAACTGAATCGCCAGCAGCAGGAAAAGCTGCAAACGAGCTCGCGCCTGGCCACCATGGGCGAGCTGGCCTCGATGCTCGCGCACGAATTGAATCAGCCGCTGGCGGCCATTTCCAGCTACACGACGGGCGCCCTGAATTTGATCCGCCGCGCCATCGACCACGACGCCCCCGTCGATCCGGGTACCTTGAAGCCGGCGCTGGAACAGGCCAGCGCGCAGGCGCAGCGGGCCGGCCAGATCATCCGCAGCGTGCACGATTTCGTGCGCAAGAGCGAGCCGCAGCGCCAGGATATCGCCATCCGCACGCTGATCGACGGCATCCGCGCGCTGATCGACCTGCAGGCGCGCAAATACTATGTCACCATCCAGGAAGAGCTGCCGCCGGACCTGCCGCTGCTGCGCGCCGATCCCGTGATGATCGAGCAAGTGCTGCTGAACCTGACGCGCAACGCCATCGAGGCCATGCAGGACGCGGCGCCGGGACGGCGTATCATGCGCCTGCGGGCCAGCCACGACGCGCAGCAAGGCATGGTGACGGTCGACGTGATCGACCATGGCCATGGCATTCCCCAGGACGTGGCCGAGCGGCTGTTTTCGCCGTTTTTCTCGACCAAGTCCGAAGGCATGGGAATGGGCCTGAACATCTGCCGCACCGCCATCGAATTTCACGGCGGCGCGCTGACCTTCGGCGCCAACCCCGCCGGCGGTACCATCTTTACCTTCAGCGTGCCGGCCGCGCCAAGCGCGCCGCACTAACGAATAACTAATAACGCATAACGACAAGCCGGAGACCCCATGCTACACATCATCGACGACGAAGAGGTCGTACGCGACTCGCTGTCCTGGCTGGCCGCCTCGCGCAGCATCGAGGCGCGCAGCTACGCCAGCGCCCAGCAATTTCTCGATAGCCTCGATGGCAGCTTCGACGCCGCCGGCGACTGCGTGCTGCTCGACGTGCGCATGCCCGACATGAACGGCATCGCCATGTTCGACCAGCTGGTCAAGCGCGACCTGACGGCGCGCCTGCCCGTGATTTTCCTCACCGGCCACGGCGACGTGCCGATGGCCGTCGACAGTCTGAAACGGGGCGCCTTCGACTTCTTTGAAAAGCCGTTCAACGACAACGACCTGATGGACCGCGTGCAGCAAGGCCTGGCCAACTCGCGCCAGGCGGGCGAACTGGCCGCCGTGCACGCGCGCCTGGCCACCCTGTCGACGCGCGAGCGCGAAGTGCTGGACCTGATTTTGGCGGGCAAGATGAACAAGGTGGTGGCCGACAAGCTGGGCATCAGCATGCGCACCGTGGAAGTCCACCGCGCGCATATCTTCGACAAGATGCAGGTCAAGACGGCGGTGGAGCTGGCGGGGTTGTTGAAGTAAAAAGCGTCCTGTACGCTTAACGCGTCAGCATGATAGTCGAGACCTTGCTGTCGGCCACGGTGACTTCCATCGGGATCGTACCGCCTTGCTTGCTTTCGACCGAGGGGAATGTGCCGGGATAGTACGCCAACCAGCTCACGTTGGTGGTGACGTAATAGGTGCCATCGGGGACTTCCGTGAATTCGAACCGGCCTTCGCTGTCGGTCATGGCCGTACGGTCATAGTCACAGAACTTCAGACTGACGGTGCTGACTACCTGGCATTTATACAGCGACGCCGGCAACATCGCCAGCTTGCGCGCATATTCCGTCTTCGGACGCAAGGTGACCGTGTCGCCACCAGCTTCCTTGAATTCGCCGCCTTTGGTCTTCATGAAGGCCTGTCCCTTGACGCCGCCACTGCCGGTTTTACTCAAGGCATCATATTCCGCCTGCTGGAATTCCGGCATGACAACAAGCGAACGCGGCGTCGAGCATCCCATCAACAACACGGCCAGCACGCTCAAAGACAGTAATTTCAACATTTTCCCCTTGGATATTATTTCTATAGAAAAATAATTATATGCAATAGGAAAGTTAAAAACCAGACAATCATCGCATGCGCGAAGCGGGCCTCCGGCTGGCGCGGCACATCAGGCGCAGGTCGGCTTAGCGCGCAGCGCGTAAGCCGACACCACCACCATCACTCGTCGTGGTGTTCATGATGCTCGGCCGCCCCATGCTTCCAGTAACTGGCCACATGCAGATGCTGCTTCGGCACCCCGGCATCGATAAAATGCCCGCGCAAGCCCTGCACCTGCGCATGCTCGCACGCCACCCACACGTAGCCGTCGCCGTCTGACGGCAGCGTGACCTGACGCAGCGCTTCCAGCAGCAGCGGCCCCTTGCGGCCATTGCGCGCCACCCAGCACAGGTCCAGCTGCGCCGCGCACTCGAGCGCGACCCGTTCGCCGTCGTCGACGACCTCGATCACGGCAATGGCGCGCGCCGTGGCCGGCAGCTGCTCCAGGCGGCGGGCGATGGCCGGCAAGGCCGTCTGGTCGCCCACCAGCACATACCAGTCGAAGTCGAGCGGCACCAGCATGGAGCCGCGCGGTCCGCCCACGCCCAGGGTCTGGCCAGGCGCGGCTTGCGCCGCCCAGCTGGCCGCGGGGCCGTCGCCATGCAGCACGAAGTCGATGTCCAGCTCGCGCCGCGCGGCGTCGTAGCGGCGCGGCGTGTAGTTGCGGGCGATGGGGCGCGCGCCTTCCCCATACTGGATGGGATTCGGTCCATTGCCCAGCACGGGGAACACGGGGGTAGTCTGCCCCGGGGCGGGGAAGAACAGTTTCACGTGGTCGTCGTGCGCCGGCGAGACAAAGCCGTCCAGGTCGTCGCCCGCCAGCGTGATGCGGCGCATGTGCGGCGTGATCTGCTCGGTGCGCACGACGGTGAGCACGCGCAGTGTCAAGTCATGCCGCACGCGCTCGATGGCGTGCGGACGTGGTGCTGTAGTTGATGCAGTAGTCATTGCATATCCTTGTAAAGTGGGCTCAGTGGCCGTCGACGATGGCGTTCGCCGCCTGTTCCAGCACGGCGGAGACGCGCTCGGCTTCGGCGTCGCTCCAGCTGCTCTTGTTCAGCAACAGCGCATGCTTGAGCGTGTGCATGGCCTGGTGCACGCGCTCGGGCAAGGCGTTGCGCGCCTGGACGCGGGCGAACATGTCGAGGCGGGCCAGGATGCCATCCACCTGGGCGCGGTTCTCGTCCAGATACGCGCGGCCCAGGTCCGTGATCGTGTAGAGCTTCTTGCCGCTGGCGCTTTCGGACGACGTCACATGGTCCTGCTCTTCCAGCAAGGTCAGGGTCGGATACACGGCGCCCGGGCTGGGGGCGTAGGCGCCGCCGCAACGCTCTTCGATGGCCTTGATGATTTCATAGCCGTGGCGGGGGCTGATTTCGATCAGCGCCAGCACGATCAGCGGCAAGTCGCCGCGGCCGAAGACGCGCTCGGCCCGTTCGCCTCGTCCGCCGCGCCCGCCAGGACCACCGCCCATGCCGCCCATGCCGTCGCCGCGCTCGTCGAAGCCGCGCGGGCCGCGGCCGTGCATGAAGTAGTCACCGCGGTGCTCATGGCGGTGGTCGTGCTGGCCGCAATGGCCGTGATGATGGTGATGGCCATGCTGGCCGTGTTCTGTGTAATGTGAGTTTCTCATGTTTTCTCTTTAAAGATATATCGTTAGTAGGTATCGCCATTTTATAACGATATATCGATAAGTCAAGGAGAAATTTGTTATGCTCTTCTTTTCACCATCCACACGCCGATGCCATGCCTGACAAATCCGCCCTTGAGAAAATGTATGTGAAAAATGCCAGTACCCTGGCCGTGCTCAATGACGGCGGCGAACATGGAGAATTGCTGGCGCAGTTGCCGGCGGAGCGGCGGGTGCGGGAAGGTGAAAATGCCGACTGGATCCTGCTGTACGCACGCAGCCGCGCGGAACTGGAGCGGTTCCTGCCGGTGGCGCAAGCGCGCCTGGCGCCCGGCGGCGCCGTCTGGGTGGCGTACCGCAAGGGCGGCGCGAAGGCCGGCAGCGACATCCACCGCGACGATATCCGCAATTTTGCGCAAACAATAGGGCTCGACAGCGTGGCGATGGTCGCCATCGACGCCGCCTGGTCGGCGCTGCGCCTGAAGCAGGTGTAGCCGAAGTCTAGGTCACGCCGTGCAGCGCCAGCGCCCATTCGACGTGCTCGCGCACGATGGCCGACGGGTGCTCGCGGCGCGACAGCAGGGCCGCCACGATGTCGGCCTGGCCCTTCGCCTTGGCGGCCGCATTGCCCATGCCGACGGCCAGGTTGCGCAGCCAGCGTTCGTGGCCGATGCGGCGAATCGCGCTGCCTTCCATGCGACGGTTGAATTCCTCTTCCGTCCAGGCGAACAGTTCCACCATGCCGGCGCTGCCCAGGCTGTGGCGCTCGTCGAAGTCGGGCACGACGGCGCGCTGGGCGAACTTGTTCCACGGGCAGACGGTCTGGCAATCGTCGCAGCCGTACACCTTGTTGCCGATCAAAGGACGCATCTCGACGGGAATGGCGCCCTTCAATTCGATGGTCAGGTAAGAGATGCAGCGGCGCGCGTCAAGCTGGTACGGCCCCAGGATGGCTTGCGTCGGGCACACCGTGATGCACGCCGAGCACTGGCCGCAGCGCGGCGTTTCCGGCGGGTCGATGGGCAACGGCACGTCGATGAGGATCTCGCCGAGGAAAAAGAAGGAGCCGCCCTGGCGGTTGATCAGCAAGGTGTGCTTGCCGCGCCAGCCCAGGCCCCCCTTTTGCGCCAGCGCCACTTCCATCACGGGCGCCGAATCGCTGAAGACGCGGTAGCCGAAGTCGCCGATCTCGCCGCGGATAAGCTCGGCCAGCTGCTGCAGGCGCGAACGCATCACCTTGTGATAGTCGCGGCCGCGCGCATACACGGAAATGACGGCCGCCGACGGATCGGCGTCGCGCGCCGCCTCGTGCGCACGCCAGTCGGGACCCAGCGCCGGCGGCAGATAATTCATGCGTGCGCTGATGGCGCGCACCGTGCCCGGCACCAGTTCGGCCGGGCGCGCGCGCTTCATGCCGTGGCTGGCCATGTACTCCATTTCGCCGTGATACCCTGCGTCGAGCCAGGCTTGCAAGGGCGCTTCCATGTGCGACAGGTCGACGTCGGCGATGCGCACCTCGGCAAAACCCAGCTCGCGCCCCCATTCTTTGATGGTGCGCGCCAGGACGGCGAGATCGGTGATGGTGGCGGACATAGGGGACTTTACGGAAAACGGCAGGCGCGCGGGCGGTTACAATGACAGCAGCCTCCATTTTATGCGATACCGAAGATCATGACCGAACACTTCAAAGCCCACCTCCACGATGAAGCCGGCACCGCCGCGCTGGGCGCCGCGCTGGCGCGCGCGCTGGCGCCGGGCCTGGCGATCTACCTGCACGGCGACCTCGGTGCCGGCAAGACGGCCCTCACGCGCGCCCTGTTGCACGCGGCCGGCCATGCGGGCCACGTGAAAAGCCCCACCTACACCTTGTCCGAACCGTACACGGTGCAGCTCGATGGCCAGAGCGTCAACGTGATCCACTTCGACCTGTACCGCATGGGCAGCGCCGAGGAATTTCTCGACGCGGGCTTTCGCGAAGACTTCGATGGCCGCAACATCTGCATCGTCGAATGGCCGGAGAAAGCCGAACCGGTGCTGCCGCCGGCCGACCTGAATATTTATTTGAACGTTGCGGGTACAGGACGTGATGTAGAATTGCAAGCGTCTTCTGAATTGGGTCTGTCATGCCTTCACCGTCTCAAATTCGCCCCGAACCTTTGATCTCCTCGCCCATCACCCGGCGCACGGTACTCAAGGCCGGCGGCACCCTGCTGTTGTCCGTGTTCGCGCCCATGTCGGCGATGGCGGCGCAAATTCTCGCCGTGCGCGTCTGGCCGGCCGAGGACTACACGCGCGTCACCCTGGAAAACGACAGCATCCTGAAGGCGACCCACTTCATCGTCAAGGACCCGGAACGGCTGGTGGTCGACATCGAAGGACTGGAGCTCAATCCCACCTTGAAGGGCCTGGTGGCGAAGATCCAGTCGAACGACCCGTACATCAAGCAGGTGCGCGTGGGCCAGAACCGGCCCAACGTGGTGCGCCTGGTGTTCGACCTGAAAGAGGAAGTCACGCCGCAGCTGTTTACCCTGCCGCCGGCCGGCTCCTACAACCACCGTTTGATCTTCGACCTGTATCCCGTGCGCGAGCCGGACCTGATCGCGCAGATGATCGAAAAGGGCGACTGGTCGAGCGACCCGGCCAAGCCACCGATGGCCGGCACGCATACGCCGCCGCCCGCGCTGCCCCTGCCCGACAGCGGCAAGCCACCCGTGGCCGTCGCGCCGCCGGTAGCGTCCATCGTGCCGCCCGTGCCCGACCTCCGCCCGGAACAGCGCCCCGAAGCACGCCCGCTGCCGGGCCAGAAAGTGGTGCGCATGATTACCATTGCGCTCGATCCCGGCCACGGCGGCGAAGACCCGGGCGCCATGGGCAGCCGGGGCAGCCGCGAAAAAGACGTGGTGCTGGCCATCGCCAAGCGCCTCAAGACCAAGCTGGAACTGCAGCCCAACATGCGCGTCATGCTCACGCGCGACGCCGATTTCTTCGTCCCGCTGGGCATGCGCGTGGAAAAGGCACGCAAGGTGCAGGCCGACCTGTTCGTCTCGATCCACGCCGACGCGTTCATCCAGCCGACGGCGCGCGGCTCGTCCGTCTTTGTGCTGTCCGAAAAGGGCGCCACTTCGACGGCCGCGCGCTGGCTGGCCAACAAGGAAAACCAGGCCGACCTGATCGGCGGCGTGAACGTGAAAAACCACGACAAGCAGCTGGCCAGCGTGCTGCTCGACCTGTCGACGACGGCGCAGATCAATGACAGCATGAAGCTGGGCAAGGCCGTGCTGCGCGAAATCGGCGGCATCAACCGCCTGCACAAGGGTTCCGTCGAACAGGCCGGCTTCGCCGTGCTGAAAGCCCCGGACATCCCTTCCATCCTGATCGAGACGGCCTTCATTTCGAATCCGGAAGAGGAAGCCAAGCTGACCGACAATGGCTACCAGGACCAGATGGCCGACGCCATCGTCACGGGCATCAAGAATTACTTTGCGAAGAATCCGCCGCTGGCGAAAAGCCGTCTGACCTGACATGAAAGCCTAGCATGAGCGAGAGTATCTTTGGCCAGCTGCCGGCCGTGACCATCCGCGCCGCCGACGGCGCGCAAGCGACCGTCACCCTGTACGGCGGCCACCTGGTGTCATGGCGGACCAGCGATGGCCACGAACGCCTGTTCTGCAGCCGCGATTCCGCCCTCGACGGCAGCCGCGCCATCCGTGGCGGCGTGCCCGTGATCTTCCCCCAGTTCGGCGCGCGCGGCACGGGCATGCGCCACGGCTTTGCGCGCGTGGCGACGTGGCAGCTGGAATCGACGGGCGAGGCCGATGGCGCCGCATGGGCGCAATTTGTCCTGACCCAGGCTGACCTGCCGGACGCGATCGCCGCCAGCTGGCCGTGGGCCTTCGCCCTGCGCCTGCGCGTGGCGGTGCAAGGCCAGTCGCTGGAACTGCAACTGTCCGTGCACAACACGGGCGAGCAGGCGTTCCCGTTCTCGGCCGCCCTGCATACGTATTTTGCGATTGATGATCTGAGCGAGGCGCGCGTCAAAGGCTTGCAGCGCGTGCGCTATTCGGACGAAACGCCGCAGGACGCCCTGCAAACGGAAGAGGCATTGCAATTCGCGGGCAAGCTCGACCGCATCTACTACCAGCTGCCGGGCGCCTTGACCCTGCAATCTGGCAGCCACACCCTGCGCCTGGAGCAGCAGGGCTTTACGGATGCCGTCGTGTGGAACCCGGGCGCGCAAGACGCGGCCGCCCTGCCCGACCTGGCCGACGACGAATACCAGCGCTTCATCTGCATCGAGCCGGCCCTGATCCAGCCCGACCTGCTGGCTGCCGGCGCCGAATGGACCGGCCGCCAGCGCCTTGAATTTATTTAATTCGATTCTTTGATGATGCGTCCGCTGGCCGGCTGAATCGGACGCGCATTTAGCGGATACAAGCGGCTGAACAGTGCCATCTGCGCCGGCGACGCCTGCACCGGCTGCTTCATCACCAGCCACAGCACGCCTTCGCTGCACGGCGGCGAAGTCAGCGACCCCATATACGTGTAGTAATCGCGCCGCGCCGGCAGCATCTCGGCCGGATCGAGCAGGATGGTCGGCTGCATGGTCTCGAATTTTTCCAGCGGCAGGTTATTCCACACCGTCTGGATGGTCGCTTGCGGCGCACCGCGTTCCAGCAGCAGCGCCAGCACGGCCAGCCGGCCTTCCGCATCGCGGTGCACCAGGTGCACCACCATCTCAAACGCCTTGCCATTGATGCGCTCTTCGGACGGGCGGTGGAAATGGAATTGCTGCAACTCGAACATGCGGTTCTGCACCGTGATGTAATTGCCGCCGCTCACGCCCACCTGCACCGTGTGGCCATTGTCGACCACACTGAACGACGACGGGCGGTAGTCAAAGCTGATCTGTTCGAGTTCCACCTTCATGCCGTCGCGGATATCGATCGGCGACTGGCGGCTGCCATTGCCGCACTTGGCCCAGTCGACATTGATCTTGCTCCAGTTGGCAGGTCCGCTTTCCCCCTCGTACGACCAGTGCGTGCCGCGCGCCACGGGAGGTGGCGGCGGCGGCGCCGCTTTCACCACGGCGGCGCGCCTGGCGCGGGCGGCGGCGCGGGCCGCCTGGGTGGCGCGCATTTCCGCCAGGCGCGCGGCGATCCGTTCGGACAGGTCGACTTCGGCCGCTTCTTCCTTCTCGCGCGCCGTGGGCGCGACGACGACGGGCGCCTTGACCTCCTTCTTGCCCTCCTTGCCCTTCACCGATTCGGTCAGGGTTTTCATGGCGGCCGCGCGCGCCGACGCCGACATCGGCGCGGATGCACTGGCGCTCGCCGCAGCGGGGGCATCTTTGGCGCTTGCCATGGCCGCCATCGCGGCAAGGCTGCAAGCTAACAGGGCGCTCAAATGTCGCATGGAAATCCAGAAAGTAAGAATACCCTCTGGTTTACGGCTGGTAAGCAACAAAACTTGAATCAGCGGGGGAGTAAAACAGAAACGAGGCAGAGAAAAACGGGATCCGGGGCCGGCTGCGGACTGTGCCGCAGCGCGCTTGCCCCGTATCCATGCGGCCTTACGCCGACTTGCCGACCATGCGCTTGTAGAGTTTCCACATGCCGCCCAGTACCACCGGCACCACGGCGGCGCCGACACCGATCAGCACGATCAAGGTCAGGTGGTCGCGGATCCACGGAATATTGCCGAAGAAGTAGCCCGCCGTCACCAGACCGACCACCCATAACAGGGCGCCCGTCACGTTGTACATCTGGAAGCGCGCATGCGTCATGTCGGAAATGCCGGCCACGAACGGGGCGAAGGTGCGCACCACCGGCACGAAACGGGCCAGGATGATGGTCTTGCCGCCGTGCTTTTCAAAGAATTCATGCGTGCGGCGCATGGCATCCTTGTTGATC
Above is a genomic segment from Janthinobacterium sp. 64 containing:
- a CDS encoding carboxypeptidase-like regulatory domain-containing protein, whose protein sequence is MLKLLSLSVLAVLLMGCSTPRSLVVMPEFQQAEYDALSKTGSGGVKGQAFMKTKGGEFKEAGGDTVTLRPKTEYARKLAMLPASLYKCQVVSTVSLKFCDYDRTAMTDSEGRFEFTEVPDGTYYVTTNVSWLAYYPGTFPSVESKQGGTIPMEVTVADSKVSTIMLTR
- a CDS encoding PadR family transcriptional regulator yields the protein MRNSHYTEHGQHGHHHHHGHCGQHDHRHEHRGDYFMHGRGPRGFDERGDGMGGMGGGPGGRGGRGERAERVFGRGDLPLIVLALIEISPRHGYEIIKAIEERCGGAYAPSPGAVYPTLTLLEEQDHVTSSESASGKKLYTITDLGRAYLDENRAQVDGILARLDMFARVQARNALPERVHQAMHTLKHALLLNKSSWSDAEAERVSAVLEQAANAIVDGH
- a CDS encoding siderophore-interacting protein, with translation MTTASTTAPRPHAIERVRHDLTLRVLTVVRTEQITPHMRRITLAGDDLDGFVSPAHDDHVKLFFPAPGQTTPVFPVLGNGPNPIQYGEGARPIARNYTPRRYDAARRELDIDFVLHGDGPAASWAAQAAPGQTLGVGGPRGSMLVPLDFDWYVLVGDQTALPAIARRLEQLPATARAIAVIEVVDDGERVALECAAQLDLCWVARNGRKGPLLLEALRQVTLPSDGDGYVWVACEHAQVQGLRGHFIDAGVPKQHLHVASYWKHGAAEHHEHHDE
- the tsaE gene encoding tRNA (adenosine(37)-N6)-threonylcarbamoyltransferase complex ATPase subunit type 1 TsaE, translating into MTEHFKAHLHDEAGTAALGAALARALAPGLAIYLHGDLGAGKTALTRALLHAAGHAGHVKSPTYTLSEPYTVQLDGQSVNVIHFDLYRMGSAEEFLDAGFREDFDGRNICIVEWPEKAEPVLPPADLNIYLNVAGTGRDVELQASSELGLSCLHRLKFAPNL
- a CDS encoding N-acetylmuramoyl-L-alanine amidase, whose product is MPSPSQIRPEPLISSPITRRTVLKAGGTLLLSVFAPMSAMAAQILAVRVWPAEDYTRVTLENDSILKATHFIVKDPERLVVDIEGLELNPTLKGLVAKIQSNDPYIKQVRVGQNRPNVVRLVFDLKEEVTPQLFTLPPAGSYNHRLIFDLYPVREPDLIAQMIEKGDWSSDPAKPPMAGTHTPPPALPLPDSGKPPVAVAPPVASIVPPVPDLRPEQRPEARPLPGQKVVRMITIALDPGHGGEDPGAMGSRGSREKDVVLAIAKRLKTKLELQPNMRVMLTRDADFFVPLGMRVEKARKVQADLFVSIHADAFIQPTARGSSVFVLSEKGATSTAARWLANKENQADLIGGVNVKNHDKQLASVLLDLSTTAQINDSMKLGKAVLREIGGINRLHKGSVEQAGFAVLKAPDIPSILIETAFISNPEEEAKLTDNGYQDQMADAIVTGIKNYFAKNPPLAKSRLT
- the queG gene encoding tRNA epoxyqueuosine(34) reductase QueG, encoding MSATITDLAVLARTIKEWGRELGFAEVRIADVDLSHMEAPLQAWLDAGYHGEMEYMASHGMKRARPAELVPGTVRAISARMNYLPPALGPDWRAHEAARDADPSAAVISVYARGRDYHKVMRSRLQQLAELIRGEIGDFGYRVFSDSAPVMEVALAQKGGLGWRGKHTLLINRQGGSFFFLGEILIDVPLPIDPPETPRCGQCSACITVCPTQAILGPYQLDARRCISYLTIELKGAIPVEMRPLIGNKVYGCDDCQTVCPWNKFAQRAVVPDFDERHSLGSAGMVELFAWTEEEFNRRMEGSAIRRIGHERWLRNLAVGMGNAAAKAKGQADIVAALLSRREHPSAIVREHVEWALALHGVT
- a CDS encoding DUF3052 family protein, producing the protein MPDKSALEKMYVKNASTLAVLNDGGEHGELLAQLPAERRVREGENADWILLYARSRAELERFLPVAQARLAPGGAVWVAYRKGGAKAGSDIHRDDIRNFAQTIGLDSVAMVAIDAAWSALRLKQV